Proteins encoded by one window of Paenibacillus sp. DCT19:
- a CDS encoding adenosylcobalamin-dependent ribonucleoside-diphosphate reductase — translation MKTNKQSHKLEGLSEKIFLDRYAWKNADSNHAKVGDVVLVLTKDDPKFPTKEVGEIIEREGQLVQVRTRSGEIVKTDVEKLTLNIEKTPEEMWDRLAKAMASVESTAEQRTIWESRFRSVLEDWKLVPGGRIAAGAGASDELTLFNCYVIPSPQDSRGGIMKTLTEMTEIMARGGGVGINLSSLRPRRAVVKGVNGSSSGSVSWGGLFSYTTGLIEQGGSRRGALMLMMNDWHPDVLDFITVKQTMGQVTNANLSVCVSNGFMEAVKQDGDWELVFPDTSDPDYDTEWNGDLQQWRDAGRSVIPYRTVKAREIWSTIIESAWKSAEPGVVFMEYYNQMSNSWYFNPIICTNPCGEQGLPGWGVCNLSAINLSKFYDAEADDVAWGELAETTRVSARFLDNVIDATPYHFEENRQNQQHERRVGLGTMGLAELMIKLRIRYGSPESLEFLDKLYGFMAKEAYLASAEIAAEKGSFPAFEVEPYLQSGFMKNMVATYPEVGEAIRKQGVRNVTLITQAPTGSTGTMVGTSTGIEPYFAFKYFRQSRLGYDEQFVPIAQEWLDAHPGEPLPAYFVTSMDLSAENHIRVQAAIQQWVDSSISKTANCPADFTVEDTAQLYELAYDLGCKGVTIYRDGSRDVQVLSTSKKEEVKEEVQEGAKTQETYATQEEVLKKQESPPAAEVEPAAIAGSDVAATSAKVLDKQYRSRPQVLRGATYKINTPFGMAYITINDLDGIPAEIFLNVGKAGSDVFAMAEALGRVCSLFLRYGDHGHKVELLIKHLKGIGGSGAIGFGVNRVESIADAVAKALESHVQNESLENAPKLSAVHNHTGPLHADEGNEEAWREALRKDTNHAATHEPTGGIGRPSIAESRDLCPSCGSASLINLEGCKTCSNCGYSKCS, via the coding sequence ATGAAAACGAACAAACAATCACACAAGTTGGAAGGACTAAGCGAAAAAATATTTCTGGACCGGTATGCCTGGAAGAACGCAGATTCGAATCATGCAAAGGTCGGGGATGTTGTATTGGTATTAACGAAGGATGATCCCAAATTTCCAACGAAAGAAGTTGGGGAAATTATAGAACGTGAGGGTCAGCTGGTACAAGTGAGAACCCGAAGCGGAGAGATCGTTAAGACAGATGTAGAGAAGCTGACGCTTAATATAGAAAAGACACCTGAAGAGATGTGGGATCGTCTGGCTAAAGCGATGGCCTCCGTTGAATCAACCGCTGAACAACGAACCATATGGGAATCTCGATTCCGTTCGGTATTGGAGGATTGGAAGCTTGTACCGGGAGGTCGAATTGCTGCGGGTGCTGGTGCGAGTGATGAACTAACGCTATTTAATTGTTATGTTATTCCTTCGCCGCAGGATAGCCGCGGTGGCATTATGAAAACGCTGACCGAGATGACTGAGATTATGGCACGTGGAGGAGGCGTGGGGATTAACTTGTCCTCTTTACGTCCTCGCCGCGCCGTTGTTAAAGGGGTCAATGGGTCATCGAGCGGTTCTGTGTCTTGGGGTGGCTTGTTCAGTTATACTACCGGACTGATTGAGCAGGGAGGAAGCCGGCGAGGTGCCTTGATGCTGATGATGAACGATTGGCATCCTGACGTACTTGATTTTATTACGGTGAAACAAACCATGGGTCAAGTAACGAATGCGAACCTATCTGTGTGCGTAAGTAACGGATTTATGGAAGCTGTTAAGCAGGATGGTGACTGGGAGCTCGTATTCCCAGATACAAGTGATCCAGACTATGACACGGAGTGGAACGGAGATCTACAGCAATGGAGAGATGCTGGTCGCTCGGTCATTCCATATCGCACGGTTAAAGCGCGGGAAATTTGGAGTACCATTATTGAATCTGCTTGGAAATCCGCAGAACCGGGTGTTGTATTTATGGAATACTATAATCAAATGTCGAACAGCTGGTATTTTAACCCGATCATCTGCACTAATCCGTGTGGCGAACAAGGTCTGCCAGGATGGGGTGTATGCAATCTGTCCGCGATCAATCTATCCAAATTCTATGATGCAGAGGCAGACGATGTAGCTTGGGGAGAACTGGCGGAGACGACACGCGTTTCGGCGAGATTTTTGGATAATGTAATTGATGCGACGCCATATCATTTTGAGGAGAATAGACAGAATCAGCAGCATGAACGTCGGGTAGGTCTTGGTACGATGGGACTGGCGGAGCTGATGATCAAACTTCGCATTCGATATGGGAGCCCGGAGTCACTGGAATTTCTGGATAAACTGTATGGATTCATGGCGAAGGAAGCCTATCTGGCATCGGCGGAGATTGCGGCTGAGAAGGGCTCGTTTCCTGCATTTGAAGTAGAGCCATACCTACAGAGTGGTTTTATGAAAAATATGGTTGCGACGTATCCGGAAGTGGGAGAGGCTATACGGAAACAGGGCGTTCGTAATGTCACCCTCATCACTCAAGCTCCGACTGGAAGTACAGGCACGATGGTGGGAACATCAACAGGTATTGAACCCTATTTTGCTTTTAAATATTTCCGTCAGAGCCGGCTTGGTTATGATGAACAGTTTGTACCGATTGCCCAAGAATGGCTGGATGCCCATCCAGGCGAGCCACTTCCAGCTTACTTTGTAACCTCGATGGATCTATCCGCTGAGAATCACATTCGCGTGCAAGCGGCCATCCAGCAGTGGGTGGATAGCTCTATATCCAAAACAGCCAACTGTCCAGCCGATTTTACGGTCGAAGATACGGCTCAGCTCTATGAGCTTGCCTACGATCTGGGGTGTAAAGGGGTAACGATCTACCGAGATGGCAGTAGGGATGTGCAGGTGTTATCCACTTCGAAGAAGGAAGAGGTAAAGGAAGAAGTGCAAGAAGGGGCAAAAACACAAGAAACATATGCAACGCAAGAAGAGGTATTGAAAAAACAAGAATCTCCGCCAGCGGCAGAAGTAGAACCAGCGGCAATAGCAGGATCAGATGTAGCAGCCACCTCTGCCAAAGTGCTGGATAAACAGTACAGAAGCCGCCCTCAGGTTCTGCGTGGAGCCACTTACAAAATTAATACGCCATTTGGAATGGCTTATATTACAATCAATGACCTAGACGGCATTCCAGCCGAGATTTTCCTGAATGTGGGTAAAGCAGGTTCAGACGTATTTGCCATGGCAGAGGCACTTGGACGGGTATGCTCTCTGTTCCTTCGGTATGGGGATCATGGACACAAAGTGGAACTGCTCATTAAACACTTGAAGGGCATTGGAGGCTCAGGAGCCATTGGCTTTGGCGTGAATCGGGTCGAATCCATTGCAGATGCAGTTGCCAAAGCTTTGGAGAGTCACGTACAGAACGAATCTTTAGAGAACGCGCCAAAGTTAAGTGCTGTTCACAATCACACAGGTCCCCTCC